Part of the Lentimicrobium sp. L6 genome is shown below.
TGTTGGGGATTCCTGTTCCCATGTTTGGTGTGAAAGGGATTCGTTTCATGGCCAAAAAAGTGAGGAACTATCCTACCAAATTAGGAAAGAGAAAAGCTTCTCAGTTTTTAGGTCAGATAGTGAGAGCTCAGGAGGAAATTGGGACTGGGGGTGCTGGTTTCCGTTTTATGTATGCTGCTTTTCTACAAGAAGCTGCCGAGATTTTAGAGTTAGATTGGCTCAATGACACGGCTGAAGAAATGACTCAGATTGGCGATTTATGGCGCTCTTTCGCGGTAGCTACTGCAAGAATAGTAAAAGACAGAAGCCAAGTGGAGGATGCTTATAATCAAGCAGCAGATATATTATTAGTCATCGCAGATAGAGAAGAACAAGTTTATAAAGACTTGAAGAAAATTAAAAAATAAGCACATGTCAGTGATATTAAAAGCCCAAACAGAAATAAAAGTTCGCTTCAACGAAGTGGATAGTTTACGCATTGTTTGGCATGGGCATTATGTGAAGTATTTGGAGGAGGCCCGAGAGGCTTTTGGAGCTAAATATGAAATGGGATATCTCGATGTGGAGAAGCATGGATTTGTTAGCCCAATAGTAAAAGTAGATATCGATTATAAACAACAATTGAGATATGGTGATACGGTTATTGCCGAAGCAGAATATGTAAATACGGCAGCTGCTAAATTGATGTTTAAGTATAGATTATATAGAAAATCGGATGGAGTACAGGTGGCTAAAGCCAAAACTATTCAGGTTTTTCTAGATATTAAAAATCTGGAACTGTCATTGAATCATCCTGCATTTGGTATAGAATGGAAGAAGAAGTGGGGATTGATAGAAGATAGTTAACAGGTAATAGTGAATAGCGAAAAGAGAATTGTGAACAGTTAATGTTAGCAGAGATATGCCAACAGCAAATGGCCAACAGTTAACTGCAATAAAAAGACAGTATGAACAAGAAAACATATATAGTAGGAGACTCCATGATTAGTTCTTTGGGATTTGGTACTGAGGAAAACATGAAGGCGTTATATGCTGGAAAAAGTGGCGTTCAGAGAATTGAGGATATTCAACTTTATCCTGAACCTTTTATGGGAGCTAGGCTCGATGATAAGCAATTAAACAGGTGTTTTAGTTCTTTATTGATGATGAGTAAGTTGCCCCAAGAGTTTGAGTTCACCAGATTCGAAAAAATGGCCATCATCTCCATGTCAGGAGTGTATCGTGAGCAAGCCTTTCCCACAGATAAAAACACCTTATTTATCCTTTCTACAACCAAAGGGAATATTGATCTTTTGCAAGAGGAATTGATGGAGAAATGGGGAAAGGAAAGAAGTATGCTATACAAAGCCGCTGAGGTCATTGCCCAATTCTGGGGATTCGAGAACAAAGCAAGAGTATTGTCTAATGCTTGTATCAGTGGAGTGGAGGCCTTACATATTGCTTCAAAATTCATTAAGCAAGGTGTTTACGAAAATGTAATTATTGTGGGTGCTGATATGCTCACCGAATTTGTGGTGAGTGGTTTTATGTCTTTTCAATCGCTAAGCGCTAATGTTTGCAAACCATTTGATGAAGGTCGTGATGGTCTGAACCTCGGAGAAGCCGCAGGGTGTATTTTCCTTTCTTCAAATGAGAAATATTTAAAGAATAATAAAGACATTTTAGAAGTATTGGGAGGAGGTTCAAGCAATGATGCCAACCATATTTCTGGTCCTTCTCGTACTGGTGATGGACAATTTTTTGCCATCAGCTCTGCTATGAAAGAAGCTGGAGTGACCAGTGATGATATCGATCATGTGTCAGCTCATGGAACAGCTACTCCATATAATGATGAAATGGAAAGCAAAGCTTTGAATTTAGCTGGACTACAAGAAAAGCCTGTTAATTCTTTAAAGGCCTACTTTGGGCATACTATTGGAGCTGCAGGTGTCATAGAGTCTATCGTTGCTATTCATAACCTCATCGACCAAAAAATACTCAAATCACTAGGTTTCGAAAAGCACGGTGTTTCAATGCCACTGCATATTTCACAAGAAACAAAAGATTATTCCATGAAAAACATCCTCAAGACGGCTAGCGGATTTGGGGGCTGTAATGCTGCTGTAATCATTAGTAAATCAGAAAAAGTTTAAGCTATGCAAGAAATAAAACATGTATATATTGCGAAGTCTTGCCTTTTTGTGAATGGGCAACTTGTTTTAAAGGGTGAAAACTCTATTTTTGTGAAGTATTTGAAAGAAGTCTATAAGTATGCTGATATCAAATATTCAAAGTATTTTAAAATGGATCCTTTGAGCAAGCTTGGCTTTTTAGCCGCAGAAGTTCTTTTAAAAGATAAAAAGTGTTCAGAAAGTGCAGAACGTAATGGCATTGTGCTTGAAAATAAGGTGTCTACCTATTTGGTGGATATGAAACATCAAATTACTATTAACGATAAGGAAAACTATTTTCCCAGTCCAGCCAATTTCGTTTATACCCTCCCCAATGTGATGACAGGTGAAATCTGTATTCGCCATGGTTTTAAAGGGGAGAATGCTGTTTTTGTGAATAATGAATTTGATGCCAAATTTGTGTGTCAATATATAAAAAGCATGTATACTGCAGATAAAGCTGATATGCTCATTGGTGGTTTTGTAGATGCTGATGAAGACGATTATGAAGCATTTGTCTTTTTTACAAAAAAGGAGGATGCTGAGCATATAGATGCCAAATTGATTGAAGAATTGTATCAGAAATCAAAAGCTTTGGCAACACAATAAAGAAAATAAGAAAAACATATAATAATGGATAAGTTAATACAAGAATTAAAAGTAGAGATCATAGAGGCTTTAAACTTAGAAGATATGGAGCCAGATGATATTGATATCAATGAGCCTTTATTTGGAGATGGTTTAGGATTAGATTCTATCGATGCTTTGGAATTGATTGTGTTATTGGAAAAAAACTATGGTATAAAAGTGGAAGATCCTAAAAAAGGAAAAGACATATTTGCCTCAGTTAAAACAATGGCAGAATACATTACTGCTCACCAAAAATAAAAGCTATAAATGGCTGAACGCATTGCAATAACAGGAATTGGTATCATTAGTTCTTTAGGTTTAAATGTGGAGGAGAACCTAGATTCTCTTCTGCATCAAAAATCGGGAATTAAGAGGATGGAGCTATTGGAAAGTATTCATAAGGAATTTCCAGTGGCTGAAGTCAACAAGACCGACGAGGAGTTAGCCGAGATTCTAGGAATAAAGTATAGTAGAGAATTTACCAGAACCACACTCTTGGCATTAATAGCGGCTCAAGAAGCTTGGAAAGATTCCTCAAAGGAGAATTCTAAGCGGGCAGGTGTTATTTCTGCTACTACAGTAGCCGGAATGCGGACTTCTGAAAAATACTATGCCGATTTTCAGAATGGAGGAGGAGAAAGCTTTTTCATTGATACTCACGATGCTGGAGATAGCACCGAAAGAATTGCAGATTTTTTAGGGATTAAAGACTTTATGACCACCATAAGCACTGCTTGTAGTAGTTCTGCCAATTCCATGATGTTGGGCTCAAGAATGCTTCGAAGTGGAAAACTCGATAAGGTTTTGGTTGGTGGAGTGGATGCTCTTTCTCTTTTTACTTTGAATGGATTTAATTCTCTTATGATTTTAGATAAAGAGCATTGTCGAAGTTTTGACCAAACTAGAGCAGGATTAAATCTAGGAGAGGGTGCTGCTTATTTAGTGTTAGAACGCGAAAGCGATTTAAGTCCTGAAAGTAAAGTTTATGCTTATGTGGAAGGTTATGCCAATGCTAATGATGCATTTCATCAAACCGCAAGTTCACCCGAAGGAAATGGTGCTGCTATGGCCATGTCAAATGCTTTAAAAATGGCTAATCTCAAGCCTGAGCAAATAGACTATATCAATGCTCACGGAACAGCTACCAATAATAATGATTTATCAGAGGGATTAGCCATCATGAAAGTATTTGGTGAGCATATTCCTCCAGTAAGTTCTACTAAGCCTTATACCGGTCATACCCTTGCTGCAGCAGGTAGTGTTGAGGCTGTTTTTGTGATTTTGGCTTTGCAAAACCAAATCATTTTTCCAAACCTTAATTTCTCCAATCAAATGGAAGAATTGAGCTTTTCTCCACAAACTGAATTAGTAAAAAAGCCTTTGAATTATGTGCTTTCTAATTCCTTTGGTTTTGGAGGAAATAATTCAAGTATCATATTATCAAGAAAATAAAGTATGGCAATATATATAAATGGAATAGGCTTGATATCTCCTCAAGAAACTAAAGACAATGCAGTTTTTTTGGAAGAGGTAATAGCGCTTGATGGCGATTATTTTAAAATTGCTGAGCCTCCTTATAAGGAATATATTGCTCCTCGCGAATTGCGAAGAATGAGTAAGATTATTAGAAACGGAATAGTTTCTGCTAAGATTGCTTTAAATGATAGCGGATTAGAAAACCCGGAAGCCATCCTCACTGGAACTGGTTTGGGCTGTGCAGCAGATACGGAAAAGTTTCTCATGGCCATGTCAGAAAACAAAGAGACCCTGCTCACCCCAACTTCTTTTATACAATCTACTCATAATACCCTTGGTGGAGGAATAGCCATCGGATTGGGATGTCATAATTATAATATGACTTATGTGAACCGTGGTTTTAGCTTCGAATCTGCCCTCCTCGATGCACAATTAATGATTGGTGGAGGAGAAATAGAAAATGCTTTGGTTGGTGGTTTCGATGAGATGACAGATAATCATAGTAGGCTATTGATGACCATGGCTCATTATGATAATGAGGATGGCGCCGTGGCTGGACAAGGTTCTGGTTTCTTTGTTTTAGAGGAGAATGCCTCCGATACAACATATGCGGAGTTAAAGGAATTAAAAACCATATATAAACCAGAGGATTCTGTTATAGAATCTGAGGTGGAGAATTTGTTGAAAGTACATGCTGTTGATAAATCTGAATGTATAGTTTTAATGGGTTTTAATGGAGTAGAAGCGGAGCAAAACAAGTACGAAAAACTGCAGAAAACTGTTTTTGAAAACAGCTGTGTTGCTCAATTTAAGAACTTATGTGGAGAATATTATACCTCTTCAGCTTTTGCTTTTTGGTTGGCTTCCCAAATTTTAAAAAAGCAGCTGGTTCCAGAAAGTATTTTGGTTTCGGGTTCCATTCCTCAGGATATAAAACATGTACTGATTTATAATCAGTTCCTAGAAAAAGAACATAGTTTAATTCTTTTGTCCAAATAATTCAAAATGATTAGTTTTATTGCCCTTTTTTAAGTTATGTCCTTTATAGCTGACCTATTCATGTCTTTAAAATATTTTTGATGATGTATGGGATATATAATCTATTATTAAGGTTCTTTTATACGTGCTAATAATATAATACTTGCACGGACGTGTAGAATATGTTATCTTTGCACGTGTGTATTTAAAACAATCAATATGAACACCAAATTAACATTAACAATAGAGCAATCTGTTATTGAAAAGGCAAAGGCTTATGCTAAAGATAAAGGTCGTAGCTTATCTGATATCATAGAAAACTATTTAAAAGCAATAACTAAAGAACTGAAAGTAGAGGAAGAATTATCTCCATTAATTACTTCTATGCGAGGAAGTTTTAAGTCAACAGAACCATTTGATTATAAAAAAGAATTATCTAAAGGTTTGTCAGAAAAATACATGTAATGAAAAAGATATTGATAGATACAGATGTAATCCTTGATTTTTTCTTTGATAGGAAACCATTTTCTGAAAATTCGGCAATAATTTTGAGCATGTGCGAACGCAAACAGATAGAAGGTTTTGTAACACCTGTTATCATCAGTAATACGTATTATTTATTGCGACGAACAGCCCCTCACCTTAAGGTAATAGAGAAATTAAAACAATTGTTGAGCATAACTCAGGTTTTACAAATGAATAGAACCGTAATTGAAGGTGCTTTAAATTCTGAATTCAAAGATTTTGAAGATGCATTACAGAATTATTCAGCTGTTGAAAGTGGAGTAATAGAAGCGATCATTACTAGAAATGTGAAAGACTTTAAGAAAAGTGAAATAGCTGTCTTGACACCAGAAAGTTTTGTTAGATTCATGAAAGCCTAATGCAAATAAATACTCACCTTTAATGTAGGCTATGTTGTTTAATATGATAAGTGGACAAAAATAATTAAAACTGGAATTAAAATGTATATGTGCTGTATTGTCTGTGTATTCACTCAAGGTATAGAAAATATTGTTATATGAGCAATAATAAAAAGAACAATGGATTTATTGAAACACCATTTGAGAAATCTACTTCCTTATATTCTAGATTGCTCAACTATAGAAATATCAATATCCTAATTTTTATTGTTTTTGCCATTCTGATAGCATTAGCAGCTGCAAGTTTCACATCCTATTATTGCCTCATTATCCCTATTGCCATCTACCTTTTTATCATCGTTTTGGGAGTTGTGAATATTCGTTTGAATTTCTTTCTTCCATCCATTCAAAAAA
Proteins encoded:
- a CDS encoding PIN domain-containing protein codes for the protein MKKILIDTDVILDFFFDRKPFSENSAIILSMCERKQIEGFVTPVIISNTYYLLRRTAPHLKVIEKLKQLLSITQVLQMNRTVIEGALNSEFKDFEDALQNYSAVESGVIEAIITRNVKDFKKSEIAVLTPESFVRFMKA
- a CDS encoding beta-ketoacyl synthase is translated as MAERIAITGIGIISSLGLNVEENLDSLLHQKSGIKRMELLESIHKEFPVAEVNKTDEELAEILGIKYSREFTRTTLLALIAAQEAWKDSSKENSKRAGVISATTVAGMRTSEKYYADFQNGGGESFFIDTHDAGDSTERIADFLGIKDFMTTISTACSSSANSMMLGSRMLRSGKLDKVLVGGVDALSLFTLNGFNSLMILDKEHCRSFDQTRAGLNLGEGAAYLVLERESDLSPESKVYAYVEGYANANDAFHQTASSPEGNGAAMAMSNALKMANLKPEQIDYINAHGTATNNNDLSEGLAIMKVFGEHIPPVSSTKPYTGHTLAAAGSVEAVFVILALQNQIIFPNLNFSNQMEELSFSPQTELVKKPLNYVLSNSFGFGGNNSSIILSRK
- a CDS encoding thioesterase family protein yields the protein MSVILKAQTEIKVRFNEVDSLRIVWHGHYVKYLEEAREAFGAKYEMGYLDVEKHGFVSPIVKVDIDYKQQLRYGDTVIAEAEYVNTAAAKLMFKYRLYRKSDGVQVAKAKTIQVFLDIKNLELSLNHPAFGIEWKKKWGLIEDS
- a CDS encoding 3-oxoacyl-ACP synthase, whose translation is MQEIKHVYIAKSCLFVNGQLVLKGENSIFVKYLKEVYKYADIKYSKYFKMDPLSKLGFLAAEVLLKDKKCSESAERNGIVLENKVSTYLVDMKHQITINDKENYFPSPANFVYTLPNVMTGEICIRHGFKGENAVFVNNEFDAKFVCQYIKSMYTADKADMLIGGFVDADEDDYEAFVFFTKKEDAEHIDAKLIEELYQKSKALATQ
- a CDS encoding beta-ketoacyl synthase N-terminal-like domain-containing protein: MAIYINGIGLISPQETKDNAVFLEEVIALDGDYFKIAEPPYKEYIAPRELRRMSKIIRNGIVSAKIALNDSGLENPEAILTGTGLGCAADTEKFLMAMSENKETLLTPTSFIQSTHNTLGGGIAIGLGCHNYNMTYVNRGFSFESALLDAQLMIGGGEIENALVGGFDEMTDNHSRLLMTMAHYDNEDGAVAGQGSGFFVLEENASDTTYAELKELKTIYKPEDSVIESEVENLLKVHAVDKSECIVLMGFNGVEAEQNKYEKLQKTVFENSCVAQFKNLCGEYYTSSAFAFWLASQILKKQLVPESILVSGSIPQDIKHVLIYNQFLEKEHSLILLSK
- a CDS encoding phosphopantetheine-binding protein → MDKLIQELKVEIIEALNLEDMEPDDIDINEPLFGDGLGLDSIDALELIVLLEKNYGIKVEDPKKGKDIFASVKTMAEYITAHQK
- a CDS encoding DUF6364 family protein codes for the protein MNTKLTLTIEQSVIEKAKAYAKDKGRSLSDIIENYLKAITKELKVEEELSPLITSMRGSFKSTEPFDYKKELSKGLSEKYM
- a CDS encoding beta-ketoacyl synthase gives rise to the protein MNKKTYIVGDSMISSLGFGTEENMKALYAGKSGVQRIEDIQLYPEPFMGARLDDKQLNRCFSSLLMMSKLPQEFEFTRFEKMAIISMSGVYREQAFPTDKNTLFILSTTKGNIDLLQEELMEKWGKERSMLYKAAEVIAQFWGFENKARVLSNACISGVEALHIASKFIKQGVYENVIIVGADMLTEFVVSGFMSFQSLSANVCKPFDEGRDGLNLGEAAGCIFLSSNEKYLKNNKDILEVLGGGSSNDANHISGPSRTGDGQFFAISSAMKEAGVTSDDIDHVSAHGTATPYNDEMESKALNLAGLQEKPVNSLKAYFGHTIGAAGVIESIVAIHNLIDQKILKSLGFEKHGVSMPLHISQETKDYSMKNILKTASGFGGCNAAVIISKSEKV